The DNA sequence CGGTATGCGGCCCAGGGACCGGGGAAGACGGGCGTGGAGTCGCCCGGTGCCGGGTGCATGCCGCTTGCCGTTCCCTTTGCCCTTGCCATCGGCGAACCCGACCGCCTGTATGAGGAACTCACCGCTGCCTGTGCCGTCACCCATACCCATATTGCCGCCCAGGCAGGGGCGGTTTCGTTTGCAATGCTCCTGCGGGCGACCCTTGCCGGAAACGGTGATCCCGTCCACGTGGCCGAACTCTGTGCCCGGTCGATGGACCCGCTCCTCTCCTCCCGCATCGCCACCGCACGCGACCTCTCCCGGGAGGGATTCTCCCTCGAGGCGGTCCTCCCCGTCATAGGAAATGACATATCGGTATACCAGACGCTCCCGATGACAGTCTACCTGATCTCCCGGTACGGGGATTCCGATCTCCTTCTTCCCCTTGCGGCACATATCGGCGGGAACAGCGACACCATCGCCTTTCTCTGCGGGGCGTGGCTCGGCGCACGCTGGGGGACGGGGGCGTTCTCCCCCGCACTCCTCGACAATCTCGAGGACAATGAGAGAATCGCGGCGGTTGCGGAGGGGCTTCTTGCAGTGGGCGGGAAGGATTAACTCGTTTTAAACATACCTTTGATCATGGAGATTGCAATCATCGGCGCATCCGGCTTTACGGGCGGGGAGCTCATCCGCCTCTGCGCCGGCCATTCATCTGCGGAGGTGACATGTGCGACCTCGCGAAAACTGGAGGGGACCGGGGTTGCGGTCACCCATCCCCATCTCAGGGGGATCACCGAGCTCAGGTACACGAACCCGGAAACGGGTGATATCGATGCAGACGTCGCATTTCTCGCGGTGCCGCACACCGCGGCGATGCAGTATGCGGGCGGGCTTCTCGAACGCGGGATTAAGGTCATCGACCTCTCGGCCGATTACCGGCTCCCGAAAGACATCTTCGAGACGGTCTACGGCGTCACCCACACCCATTACTTCGAGGCGCCGTACGGCCTGCCGGAACTGCACCGGGAGGAGATCCGGGGAGCACAGTTCGTCTCGAACCCCGGCTGTTTCCCGACGGGGGCGACGCTTGCGGCGGCACCGCTTGCGGCCAGGGCTGCGACCATCATCTACGACTCGAAGACCGGGGTCTCGGGTGCGGGGGTCAACCCTTCGGCTACGAACCATTTCTGCCATGTGCATGACAACCTGACCGCATACAAGTGGACCGCCCACCGCCACCTCGCGGAGATGAAGATGGAGGCGGGACGACTCGGGTCGGCCGCGTCCGTCCATTTCACCCCGCATCTCCTGCCGGTGAACCGCGGCATCCTGACGACGGCACATATATTGCTGGACGACCCGATAACTCAGGACGAGGCAGAGGCGCTCTACCGGGACTTCTATGCAGGCGAGCATTTTATCCGGCTCCAGTCCCCGTCACTCGCCGGGGTTCGCGGGAGCAACTTCTGCGACGTCGCCATCGAGGTCGAGGCAGGCGGCCGCCGTGTCGTCGCCGTCTCGGCGATCGACAATCTCGTGAAGGGAGCGTCCGGCCAGGCACTCCAGAATATGAATATCATCTGCGGCCTGCCCGAGACCGACGGACTGGGGGTCGTTCCCCTTCTCCCGTAGGGGGGGCTGTGCCGCACCAGAGGTGTATGTGATGAAAGTCAGTGAAGTGATGACCCGAAACCCGATCACGGTCGCCCCGGACACGCCGGTCGCCGAGGTCTCAAAGACGATGAAGAAGAACCGTATCGGCGGTCTGCCGGTCGTGGAAGGCGACAACCTCGTGGGGATTGTGACCGAGACGGACATTCTCTCGCTCCTGAATCCTCCGGAGATCAGCGACGATCTCTGGCTTCCCTCCCCCTTCGAGATCATCGAGATTCCCATCCGGGAGCTGATGAACTGGGAGAAGACGAAGGAGGCGCTCTCGGATATCGGGGAAATGCCCGTCTCCGAGGTGATGACCGATGACGTCATCGCCATCGACGGGGACGAGGACATCGAGGCGGCCGCCTCCCTGATGATGAAGGAAGGGGTGGCCCGTCTTCCGGTCCTGGAGAACGGGGTCCTTGCCGGCATCCTCACCCGTGCGGATATCGTCCACGGCCTCGGGTCCCGCTACAACCCGGACGAATCGGAGGAGGAATGAAGAGCATCTGCGCAGTGGAAGGGGTCTCCTGCGCCGGCATCAAGGAAGGCAAGTATGGTCTTGCGCTCATCAGGGCGTCGGGGACGGCGGCGGCCGTCTTTACCCGCAACCTCTTTGCCGCCGAACCGGTCCACCTGATGCGGGAGCGGATGGCGGCGGGCCGACTCGACGGGATCATCGTCAACTCCGGCAATGCCAACGTCTATACGGGGGAGCGTGGGCTCGCCGACGCCCGCCGGATGGCGGAGATCGGTGCGGAGGCTCTCGGGACCACTCCGGATATGATCGGTGTCGCCTCGACGGGTGTCATCGGCCGGTTTATGAAGATGGAGATCATCGAACGGCAGGCCGCGGCCATTGCAGGAGGGATCCGGTCCGATGCGGCGGCGGAGGATGCAGCCGCGGCCGCCATCATGACGACGGACCTCATCCCCAAACATGCCTGTGCCCGGAGGGACGGGTTTACCGTTGCGGGCATCACCAAGGGCTCCGGGATGATCGCCCCGAATATGGGGACGATGCTCGGGTTCGTCTATACCGACGCAGAGGTGCCGGCACCGGTTCTTCAGCAAATGCTCACCCGTGCCGTCGACCGGAGCTTCAACCGCGTGGTGGTCGACGGGGACACCTCCACCAACGATTGCGTCTTCGTGACGGCGACCGGGATGCGGGGTCCGGCGGATGCGGAGGAGCTCTACGGGGCCCTCGAGGAGGTCTGTATCAGCCTCGCCCGCCAGATTGCCCGGGACGGCGAAGGGGCGACGAAACTCATCGAGGTGCGGGTGACCGGTGCCGCCCGCGAGGAGGATGCGGCCGAAATTGCCCGCACCGTCGTGGGATCCCCGCTTGTCAAGACCGCCGTCTACGGCGAAGACCCGAACTGGGGTCGGATCATCGGGGCCGCCGGACGGGCGGGGGTCGCATTCGACCCGAATATGGCGACCATTACCATCGGCGAGGGGGACGCGGAGGTCGTGCTGGCACGCCGGGGCGAGATCCTCGCCGATGATATGGTAAACCCTGCGGCACTCGCCGCCGCAAAGGACCTGATGAAGAGCGACACCGTGATCTTCGGGTTCGATCTGGGGGCGGGAGCAGAGTCCGCGAGCGCGTGGGGCTGTGATCTCACCGAGAAGTACGTGGAGATCAACGGAAAGTACACCACCTGATATCCTTTTTTTGCCCGAGAGGCCGGGCCCCTTCAGACCCGTTTCCCGGTGATGCCGGGGACAGAAACCTTTACGGTGGTGGCCGTTCTCTCAGGAGGTGATCGGTATGGGTTCATCATTCACCGAACGCATGTCCTGTCTTGCCATCGCGCTCGACAGAGTGAAGGAGGCGGCCTATGCATGCCTGGACCCCGATGTCTGCGGGAGCGTACAGGCGGCGCGTGAAAATGCCCGGCTGTTTGCCACCATCATCGAGGCATTTGCAGGGGACTCTTCGGCGTACGATCCGCAGGCGGCACCAAAGGGGGGCGGGAAGAAGAGGTCCCGCCCGGTACTGCCGCCAGAAGGGGCAGGGCACGGGTATGAGCGGTCTGCCGATCCTCCTCAACACGCTTGTCGCCGAGCGGGAATTTCTCGGCGAGTACGGCACGTTCAGCATGCCCGACCGGGAATTCGAGGCACAGGTCAGGGCGATGCTGGAGAGCATCAGGCCGGAAGGCTGATTCGGATGCAGGCTTTTGGTCAACGCAGTGCGCCGAAAGGTTACGATCGCCTTCTGTTTTCTGTACACGACCGTCAGGGTTGTACCTCATTTTTCCACGGAAGCCGGATGGATACGGCGGGGTGTCGCCCTGCAGGTGTATTCACTGCGGAAGCAGCTTTATCGTATGGTGCTCCCAATCTGTGATGATTAGCCCCGCCGACCGTCCACTCCCGCAGGAGGGAGAATGATGAACGCAAGGCGGGGATGAGTGAGGAACAGGCATGAAACGTGAAGAAGTCCTGATGGAGGCGATGCCGTATATCCAGCGGTTCCACGGCAAGACGATCGTCGTCAAACTGGGGGGACACGCCATGGTCGACCCGAAGATACTGGATACGGTGATCCAGGATATCGTGCTCCTCAGGTATGTGGGGATGAACGTCGTCGTCGTCCACGGGGGCGGACCGGAGATTACCCAGAAGATGGAGCAGATGGGCAAACAGCCGAAGTTTGTTGCAGGGCTGCGGGTGACCGATGCGGAGACGATGGAGATCGCCCAGATGGTCCTCGTCGGCAAGATCAACGACGGTATCGTCTCTCTCATCTCGAAGTTCGGTGCCCTCGGTGTCGGGCTCTCCGGCAATGACGGCAACCTGATGTTCGCCCGCAAGGCCGGCACCCGGCGGGTCATGGTCGATGACGAGGAGCACGAGGTCGACCTCGGCCTCGTGGGGGATGTGGAGAAGATCAATCCGGGCATCCTCGAGGTCCTGATCGGAAAGGGCTATATTCCCGTCGTCTCCCCGGTGGCAATCGACCGGGCCGGGCGTTCCCTGAATGTGAACGCCGACACCGCCGCGTCGGAGATTGCAATCGCGCTCGGGGCCTACAAGCTCATCAACCTCTCCGATGTGGACGGCGTCATGAACCAGACCCGTACGCGGACCTATCAGCGTCTCCAGGTCTCCGAAGCGGCACGCCTCATCGAGGACGGGACCATCGTCGGCGGTATGATCCCGAAACTCGAGGGGTGCATCAAGGCACTCATGGAAGGAGTGTCTCATGCGCATATCCTCAACGGCAACCGCGACCACAGCCTTCTTCTGGAACTCTTCACGGACAGTGGTGTCGGTACGATGATCCTCAGGGACGGGGATCATCCCTGATCTCCACAATTATTAAGGTAATCATTATTTCGTCTTTAATTTGGACGTATTATCCGGATTGATTGAGTAAATATATATAAAATCTGATACCACGTATCGTATAATGCGCAACGCGGCAAATCAGGTCAGGTCTTTTATTTCTGAAGATAATCCTCAATTCTTCCTGATAATCGGATTTGTCACGCTTTTTGTATTTGCAATAGTTATTATTGGTCTTTTCAATGGGATTACCACGCTTCTGCCTCATTTATTCTATATACCAATTGTTTTTGCCGCGTACCGGTATCCGCGTGAGGGAATGGCCCTCTCCGTTTTGATCGGTTCGGTGTACCTGGTGCTGGTGACGACCATCATGGGCCCTGTTCCCGATGTGGTGATCAATGCCTACGGCCGTTCGGTGGTAATCGTTGCAGTGGGGGTCATCGTTTCCATCCTCTCGCTGCGGCTGAGCAGTGAAAAGGAGAAGTATCTCGGCCTTCTCGATGACCAGAATGACCTCGTTGCGATGATAGAGAGCGACGGGACCTACAGCTTTGTCAATGCCGCCTACTGCCGGTTCTTTGGCGCCTCCGCGGATGAGATCATCGGCATGTCCTATCATGAACAATACCCTCCTGAGGAGAGTGCCCTTCTCGATACGTTCTTCCGGAGCCTGAGCCCCTCACACCCGTCGGGGGTTATGGAACTGCGGGCCCGAGGTGCGGATGGCATCATGCGGATGTTCCAGTGGAACGTGAGCGGACATTTCGGCGAGAAGGGGAAGAGCGGCTCATACCTCTGCAGCGGGCGTGACATCACCTCGCTGCGGGAGATGGAAAAGGCGCTTCGTTCGTCAGAGGAGAAGTTCCGGGCCCTCTTCAGCCATGCCCGGGACGGCATCCTGGTCAATGGGCTCAATGACGACCTGACCTTCGATCCGTTCTTCGAGATAAACCGGTATACCCTGGATCTCTTCGGGTATGAGCGCGAGGAGATGGCTGTGATGACTCCCCTCGATCTGGTCGTGAGTGCCCCGCAGGCCATGCCGCACTGGCTTGAAACGGTCCGGGAGGGGACGGCCCGGACCTTCCGGGAAGAAGTACAATGCCGCCGCCGGGACGGATCGGTCTTTCCCGCGGATGTGACTGCCGTAGCCTTTGATCTCCACGGGAGTACGGTCATCCTCTCGATACTGCGGGATATATCCCTGAGAAAGGAGGCACAAAAGAAGATTATCCGGTCGGAAGAGCTCTACAGAACCCTCTTTGAGAACACCGGGACGGCGATGCTCGTGGTGGACGACGACGGCACCATCCGCAATGCAAACAATGAAGTTGAAACGACATTCGGGTACCCGAAGGCGGCGCTCCTCTCGGGAGAGATGCGGTTTGACGACATCACGGTTCCCGAGGAGCGGTTTGGGGATCTGGGTGCCGTTGCTGCAAAGGAGGGGCCCGATGCACGGTTCAGGGGCAACATTCGCCTCATCGATGCCACGGGGATGTACCGGGACACCTTCTGTACCATCGCCCGCATCCCGGGGACACAGCAGTTGATTCTCTCCATCGCCGACCAGACCGGGACCCGGCAGAGCAGCCTTCTCCTCGCAACGGTCAACGAGATCAACCAGGCGGTCGTCTATGAACGCGACACCGGGTTCCTGATCCAGCGGGTCTGCAGTGAATTTACCGCACTTGATGAATACTACGTGATCGCCATCTCCATCATTGAAGGGTCTGGCCTCGTCTACCGGAAGATCTCAGTCGAGGCCTATGAACCGATGCACAGGGCATATCTCCGTTCCGCCGGCGGGGCAGATCGCGCCACCCGGAGCGGCCTTGTGGAATATGATGAATGGCAGGAGACGGAAGGTGACGAGAGGCCGATTCAGGTGATCAACTTCCCGATGACCGCAGATGAGGAGATCATCGGGGCGATTACGGTCTACCTCCGGCCAAGTGTCTCGATCACCGACCCGGAGATCGACACGCTCGGCGCCCTTGCCAATGACATCGGGTTTGCCATCCGTTCACGGCGCCTCGAGGCGGAGAAGCTTGAGGCGCTTGCACAGATTGAGAAGAATATCGAACAGCTCTCCATCATCAACGATCATATCCGAAATCCGCTCCAGGTGATCGTGGGGTATGCGGTCCTCGACGACTGGGAGCACACGGAGAAGGTGGTCGATCAGGCGGAAGAGATCGACCGGATAATAAACCGCCTCGATCAGGGATGCCTGGAATCCTCAAAAATCAGGGAATATCTCATCCGGCACTCTGGCATCCACCCGGGCGATGATACCTAGGCGGCCCGACCACACCGTTTTGTCTTCAGCCTTGTTCAGGGGAGGTTGCCCTCCCCAAGAAATTCGTGCTGCCGTTCCTCGCTCATCCGGATAAGAAGGGCGAAGATGGTTCTCGTCTCGACCGGATCGATGTTTTTCTCCACTGCATAGTCAAAGGCACGGGAGAGGACCCCCTCCCGCTGGCGGGAATCGATCACCGGCAGCCCTTCATGATGCTTGAACTCCGCCATCCGGGCAGCGAGTGCCTGGCGGTCGGCGATGAGGTCGATGATTTTTCGGTCAACGGACGCGATCTCCTCGCGTAACGCCTCAAGTGTCATTACCAGTGCTTCTGCTCCCTTCCCCATTAATTCTTATGCCGTGGGCGGAAAGGAAACGGGGTGGCGGCGATGCAGGACCCGACCATTGATAACCCTTCGCGGCAGAGTACTGGGAAGAGATCTATGCAAAAAATGCTCGACCTAATCAGGCCTGAAGAGCGAAAGGACCTGATCATCGCGTGTGTGGCACTGTCGCTCGCCTTTACCCTCGTCTTTATCCGCGGAGGGTGGACACCGGTCTTCCTGGTGGTCGTCTTTCTAAGTTCGGTCGTCACCGTCGGCCTCGGGTTCATCCTCCATGAACTCGCTCACAAGTTCACCGCAATGAAGTTCGGGTACTGGGCGGCGTTTCGAAAGGACAACCAGATGCTGCTCATCGCCGTTGCGCTTGCGGCCCTCGTCGGCGTGGTCTTTGCGGCCCCGGGTGCGACGATGATCTACGTCCCGCCCGGCCGGGAGATGACCAAGGAAGAGAACGGGAAGGTGTCGGTTGCAGGGCCTATTGTCAATCTCGTCCTCGGCGCGGTCTTCGTGGTCGTCCTCCTCACAGGAGCGGCCCTTGCCCTCTGGCCCCTCGTAGTGCTGGGCACCATGGGCCTCTCGGTGAACGGAATGATTGCCTTCTTCAACCTGCTGCCCATCAGCATCCTCGACGGCAGAAAGGTGATCGCCTGGTCGCCGGTGGTCTTTGCTGTCCTCATCATCCTCTCGCTCGGGATGATCCTGCTCTCATCGGACTTCGGCGGAAGCCTCTCCATGCTCCTGTCGCTTGTGTCCTGAGGAACAGACCCCACCTTTTTTTTCTCCCCGGTATTTGTTATCGAGACGTGCTGTTTCCCCCCTGACCGCACGAAGTCACAAAGTGGCTCTCCTTTCCGTGTTCTCATCGCATCGCCCGGCAGGGCTGAAAAATGTGTGGGAGGCATCCGGATACAGGCAGCGGCGTCCGGGGGAGACCGGGGTGTGCTGGTTCCGGCGTTGTGCAGGCCGGGGGGGAACATGGAGGTCCGCACGTATCGCACGCAAGGACCCCGGAGTACGGCAGGGATCAAAGAAAAGGAAGGGAGGAACCGGTCAGCCACGGCGGTTGCCGCGTCCCAGAAGGAGAACGGCGCCACCGAGCCCCGCGGCTGCCATCCATGCCGGGAA is a window from the Methanovulcanius yangii genome containing:
- a CDS encoding ADP-ribosylglycohydrolase family protein produces the protein MISRYRGCMLGAAAGDALGMPGETMPPRPDRVTVEYRAAHRHHPNAGLSPGSYTDDTQLMLLAGELLADKTFTPERYAAKLAALDEDEGFRFPDGPVLTACRRYAAQGPGKTGVESPGAGCMPLAVPFALAIGEPDRLYEELTAACAVTHTHIAAQAGAVSFAMLLRATLAGNGDPVHVAELCARSMDPLLSSRIATARDLSREGFSLEAVLPVIGNDISVYQTLPMTVYLISRYGDSDLLLPLAAHIGGNSDTIAFLCGAWLGARWGTGAFSPALLDNLEDNERIAAVAEGLLAVGGKD
- the argC gene encoding N-acetyl-gamma-glutamyl-phosphate reductase, whose protein sequence is MEIAIIGASGFTGGELIRLCAGHSSAEVTCATSRKLEGTGVAVTHPHLRGITELRYTNPETGDIDADVAFLAVPHTAAMQYAGGLLERGIKVIDLSADYRLPKDIFETVYGVTHTHYFEAPYGLPELHREEIRGAQFVSNPGCFPTGATLAAAPLAARAATIIYDSKTGVSGAGVNPSATNHFCHVHDNLTAYKWTAHRHLAEMKMEAGRLGSAASVHFTPHLLPVNRGILTTAHILLDDPITQDEAEALYRDFYAGEHFIRLQSPSLAGVRGSNFCDVAIEVEAGGRRVVAVSAIDNLVKGASGQALQNMNIICGLPETDGLGVVPLLP
- a CDS encoding CBS domain-containing protein encodes the protein MKVSEVMTRNPITVAPDTPVAEVSKTMKKNRIGGLPVVEGDNLVGIVTETDILSLLNPPEISDDLWLPSPFEIIEIPIRELMNWEKTKEALSDIGEMPVSEVMTDDVIAIDGDEDIEAAASLMMKEGVARLPVLENGVLAGILTRADIVHGLGSRYNPDESEEE
- the argJ gene encoding bifunctional ornithine acetyltransferase/N-acetylglutamate synthase, whose translation is MKSICAVEGVSCAGIKEGKYGLALIRASGTAAAVFTRNLFAAEPVHLMRERMAAGRLDGIIVNSGNANVYTGERGLADARRMAEIGAEALGTTPDMIGVASTGVIGRFMKMEIIERQAAAIAGGIRSDAAAEDAAAAAIMTTDLIPKHACARRDGFTVAGITKGSGMIAPNMGTMLGFVYTDAEVPAPVLQQMLTRAVDRSFNRVVVDGDTSTNDCVFVTATGMRGPADAEELYGALEEVCISLARQIARDGEGATKLIEVRVTGAAREEDAAEIARTVVGSPLVKTAVYGEDPNWGRIIGAAGRAGVAFDPNMATITIGEGDAEVVLARRGEILADDMVNPAALAAAKDLMKSDTVIFGFDLGAGAESASAWGCDLTEKYVEINGKYTT
- the argB gene encoding acetylglutamate kinase, with the translated sequence MKREEVLMEAMPYIQRFHGKTIVVKLGGHAMVDPKILDTVIQDIVLLRYVGMNVVVVHGGGPEITQKMEQMGKQPKFVAGLRVTDAETMEIAQMVLVGKINDGIVSLISKFGALGVGLSGNDGNLMFARKAGTRRVMVDDEEHEVDLGLVGDVEKINPGILEVLIGKGYIPVVSPVAIDRAGRSLNVNADTAASEIAIALGAYKLINLSDVDGVMNQTRTRTYQRLQVSEAARLIEDGTIVGGMIPKLEGCIKALMEGVSHAHILNGNRDHSLLLELFTDSGVGTMILRDGDHP
- a CDS encoding PAS domain S-box protein: MALSVLIGSVYLVLVTTIMGPVPDVVINAYGRSVVIVAVGVIVSILSLRLSSEKEKYLGLLDDQNDLVAMIESDGTYSFVNAAYCRFFGASADEIIGMSYHEQYPPEESALLDTFFRSLSPSHPSGVMELRARGADGIMRMFQWNVSGHFGEKGKSGSYLCSGRDITSLREMEKALRSSEEKFRALFSHARDGILVNGLNDDLTFDPFFEINRYTLDLFGYEREEMAVMTPLDLVVSAPQAMPHWLETVREGTARTFREEVQCRRRDGSVFPADVTAVAFDLHGSTVILSILRDISLRKEAQKKIIRSEELYRTLFENTGTAMLVVDDDGTIRNANNEVETTFGYPKAALLSGEMRFDDITVPEERFGDLGAVAAKEGPDARFRGNIRLIDATGMYRDTFCTIARIPGTQQLILSIADQTGTRQSSLLLATVNEINQAVVYERDTGFLIQRVCSEFTALDEYYVIAISIIEGSGLVYRKISVEAYEPMHRAYLRSAGGADRATRSGLVEYDEWQETEGDERPIQVINFPMTADEEIIGAITVYLRPSVSITDPEIDTLGALANDIGFAIRSRRLEAEKLEALAQIEKNIEQLSIINDHIRNPLQVIVGYAVLDDWEHTEKVVDQAEEIDRIINRLDQGCLESSKIREYLIRHSGIHPGDDT
- a CDS encoding chorismate mutase, yielding MTLEALREEIASVDRKIIDLIADRQALAARMAEFKHHEGLPVIDSRQREGVLSRAFDYAVEKNIDPVETRTIFALLIRMSEERQHEFLGEGNLP
- a CDS encoding zinc metalloprotease, encoding MQKMLDLIRPEERKDLIIACVALSLAFTLVFIRGGWTPVFLVVVFLSSVVTVGLGFILHELAHKFTAMKFGYWAAFRKDNQMLLIAVALAALVGVVFAAPGATMIYVPPGREMTKEENGKVSVAGPIVNLVLGAVFVVVLLTGAALALWPLVVLGTMGLSVNGMIAFFNLLPISILDGRKVIAWSPVVFAVLIILSLGMILLSSDFGGSLSMLLSLVS